A segment of the Streptomyces sp. ITFR-21 genome:
GTACGAGCGGCGACAGCGTGCCGGAGTCGAGCCGCAGGTGGGTGCCGAGTTTTTTGACCGCCAGCGGGCCGTGCTGCCAAAGGACGAGCATCACCAGATACTGGGGATAGGTGAGACCGGTGTCCTTGAGCAGGGTCCGATAGATGCCGTCGTAGGCCCGTGACGCGGCGTGCACCGCGAAGCAGAGCTGGTTCTCCAGCCGCAGGGCCTCGTCGGAGTCCGGCGACGGCGGCTCGGGAGAGGCAAGGGACGAGGTCATGGTGACAGTCTACCCGCAGTTTGATTATCCACAGCTTAGTTGGGCAACGCTAAGTTGTCCAAAGCATGGTTGTGCACAATTGAATTGCGTGCTTGACTCTTCCTGCGGGTCCGGAACGGCCGGGACCGCACCGATGAAAGGAACCACGATGGACGTGCTGTACACCGCCGTAGCCACCGCGAACGGCCGCGACGGACGAGCGGTCAGCTCCGATGGCAGGCTCGACCTGGCCCTCGCGTTCCCGCCCGCGCTCGGCGGCAACGGCGAGGGGACGAACCCGGAGCAGCTGTTCGCCGCCGGGTACGCCGCCTGTTTCGCCAGCGCACTCGGCCTCGCCGGGCAGCAGGCGAAGGCCGACACCAAGGACGCCTCGGTGACCGCGGAGGTCGGCATAGGTCCCGAGGGCGAGAGCTTCGGCCTCACGGTCACCCTGCGGGTCGAGCTTCCGGAGGACCTCCAGGGCCCGATAGGAAAGCAGCTGGTCGAGCGGGCACACGAGCTGTGCCCGTACTCGAAGGCGACGCGCGGCAACATCACCGTCGAGCTCGTCGTCGAGTAGCGGAGCGATCGCCGCGACTGCGGCCGCGCCGCTCCCGCCCACGGTCGTTGCGGCTCCGCACCGCCTCGCCCGCGCTCGCATCCGGTACCTGGGCGCGCTGGGGAAATCTCCGGTTGCCCGGGTCGCGGGTCGCGGGTCGGCGGCTGGGCAGCGGCGACCGGGTGACTGCGGGCGGACGGTTGCTCGGCGGTGGCGGTGGCGGTGGCGGTGGCGGTGGCGGTGGCGGTGGCGGTGGCGGTGGCGGTGGCGGAGGGCAGCGGGCGGGTGGCAACCGGCCGGGTGAAGGCGACCGTGCCACGGAACCCTGGTGCCTGGCGGTCGGTGGCCGGCGCGCGGCGCCTGGTGGATGGCGGTCGTCGGCAGGCGCCCGGGGAGGTGGGTGTGGGCGGCCGGGTCAGTCGGCGGGGTGCCAGCCGAGGGCGGGGCCGAGGCGGGTGGCGATGTCGGTGAGGATCTGGACGTAGTCCTCGTGGTCGAAGGTGAAGGGGAGCGCGAAGGCGACCTCGTGCACCTGCTGGAAGGCGGTGTGGGAGTGCAGCCGTTCGGCGATCTCGGCGGCGGGGCCCACGAGGTCGGGCGCGAACAGCATCCGGGCGGGCCCCTGGGGTGCGGCGGTACGCGGCAGTCGCTTGCGGGCGTAGTCCTCGTACTTGGCGCGCTGCTCCGGCGAGGCACTGTCGGTCGGGATGACGACCAGCCCCTGGGAGACACGGGCGCGGTCGCCGTCGGGGTGGTGGGCGCGGAAGGCGTGGATGTGTGAGAGCTGGATCGCGGCGAAGTCCCCGGACTCCTCCGCCTTCACGACGCTGCTGGTCAGGAAGTTCATCCCGTGCTCGCCGGCCCACCGGGCGGACCGCAGGCTGGCGCCGCCGTACCACATGCGGCGGCCCAGTCCGGCCGAGTGGGGTTGCACCCGGTCGGAGAAGACCTCGAAGCCCTCGGTCCCGCTGAAGTCGCTGGCGGGTTCGCCGCGGACGAAGTCCAGCAGCCGGAGTACCCGGTCGTAGCCGAAGTCCTCGGAGTCGGCGGTGTCCGGGTAGAGCGCGTCCTTTACCCGGTCGTAGTGCATCGGCGGCCCGATGCTGATTCCCGGGTTCAGCCGGCCGCCGGACAGGATGTCGACCGTGGCCAGGTCCTCGGCGAGCCGCAGCGGGTTCTCCCAGCCCAGCGGGATGACCGCGGTGCCCAGTTCGATGCGGCTGGTGCGCTGGGAGGCAGCCGCCAATACCGCGACCGGAGAGGAGATGCCGTACTGCAGATGACGGTGCCGTACCCACACACTGTCGAACCCGAGCCGCTCCCCGAGTCCGATGATCTCCAGTGTCGACTCATGTCCCCTGCCGGGGGCGGCCCCGTCGAAGAGGCCGATCGTCAAAAACCCCAGTTTCCGCAACGGTTCCGAGGCCAGCGGCATAAGGCACCTCCATCGTTCACGGCATCCTCTGCCGACCACCACTGCGTCCGACCACCACTGCGTCCGATCATCGCAGGCGGCCCCTGTGCCCACCCGCCGGGGCCGGTGGGCACGAGCAGGGGTGCCGTCCGGGGGCGGTCGGGAGTGCCTACGGGCGGGGGCGCTGGCATAGTGGCGCCACCATGCTTCACATCCGAGTGCTCGGGGCCGTCGAAGCCGATGTCGACGGGGTGCCGGCCGATCTGGGAGGGCCGCGGCAGCGGGCGGTGCTGGCGCTGTTGCTGGCCGGGCGCGGGAACACGGTGTCGGTCGAGTGGATGATCGACCGGCTGTGGCGGGGGGAGCCGCCGCCTGATCGACCAGGCCAAGGCACTCGCCGGCGACGACGGCCCGTGGAAGGGCACCGCGGCCGACTCCTTCCTCGACATGATGACCAACTTCTCCCGCCAGGTGCAGGCCAACGCCAAGGTGCTGTCCGGCGGTTCGACCGGCCTGCACTCGGTGCCGCAGCAACTGGCCGACAACGCGGTCAACCTCACCAACGCGCGCAGCAAGCTGGTCGGCATCGACAACTGGTACGCCAACCAGGCCATCGCCATGGGCGTCACGCCGATGGACAACGGCCTCATCCCGGTCAGCCAGAAGCCCGAGATCGTGCGGATGATGAACGAGAGCATGCGCCGGGTGCTGAAGAGCCTGGCCGGCGAGTACCAGGTCACCGTGGACGCGATCGTCTCGCCGACACCGGTGACCTCGCCGCTCAACGGCCCCGACACCTCGAACGACGACCCCGGCAACGACCCCGACCTGAGCCCGCCGGACCTCGGTGATCCCGACGCCCACCTCCCGGACACCGGCGACCTCTCCAACCTCGCCGCCTTCCCCGACACCGGCGCCGGCCTCGGCCCCGACGGCGGCCTCGGCGGCCTGGACCCTGGCGGGGCGGGCCCGTTCCCAAGGCGACACCGGCCTGGACACCGGGGTCGGCGACGCCTTGCCCTTCCCCGGGGACACCGGTCTCGACACCGGTTTGCCCTTCCCCGGGGACACCGGTCTCGACGGCGGCCTGGACCCGTCGGCCCTCGACGACGCGCTCAACCCGGCCGCGTTCCCCGGCGGTACGGACGTCGGCACCGGGGACCTCGGCGGCCTCTCCCCGTTCAACCCGGCCCTGACCACCCCGTCCCGGCGCCGAGACGACCGCCAAGACCACGTTCACCGGCCCGACCGACCCGTACACCTCCACGTTCCGCTACGAGGCGGCCGTCATCGACCCGGACGGCCGCCGGCTGCCCGTACCGGACGCCACCCCCATCACCGACGCCGTCACCGCCGACATCGTCCGCCCCGAACCGGACGCCGAAGGCGCCACGCCCGCCCGCTGGAACGGCTGGCAGTCCGGCGGCCCCGACCGGCCCGACGGCCGCCCGCTCGCCGTCACCGGGCTCGACGCGGTCCGGGACCGGGTCTTCGAGCTGCTGCCCGCCGAGGCCCACCCGAGCGGCACCGCGCACCGGGAGATCGTCGCCTTCCTCGACCCGAAGAACCTCGTCGACGGCTTCGAGCACGCCTCGGGCCGGGGACTGCTGTCCGAGCGGCTCGATCTGTCCGACGGCGGCCACGGCTGGCTGCGCCTGACCCTGGTCCCCGGGGAGTCGGTCTGCGAGGGGACCGTCCCTGACAAGGACACCCTCAGCGCCAGGACGACCGCCGAGCACGCCACCGGCCGTACCGAGAACTCCGGTTGGTCCCTCGGCGGCAGCGGCGGCGCGTCCGGCCGGGTCCACCGGGACCCGCACACCAAGGAGTCCACCTGGCTGACGCTCACCGGCGGGTACACCTACGCCCACACCGAGGCCCACCAGGCCAAGGGCAAGCAGACCTTCTCGCTGGAGGAGAGCCTGGAGCACGCGGGCAGCGGCGACCTGGTCACTACGGCGGTGCGCTTCCGGGTGGTGCTGCTGCGCGACGGCCTCTCGCCCGGTGCGGACGGCCTGCGCGCGGTCCACGAGGTGGCCGGGCCGACCGGGCGGGACCTGGAGGAGGCGCGGCCGGAGCCGACCGGGGAGGTGGTCCGGGTGCTGCCCCGCCCGGCCGACGTCCCGGACGGCGAGGACGCGCCGCCCGCGCCGCCGCGGGACCTGCGGGAGCCGCTGACCGCCCACCGCACCGCGTACGTCGACCTCCCCGGCTCGGCCGACCTGGAGCGGCACATCACCCGGCAGCTCCGCGCGCTGGACCCGGGCATCCTGCCGCCGCTCGAAGGCGGCAGGACCACCCCGCAGGCCGTGGACAACGAGCGTGTCCTGCGGGAGCGCGTGGCGCCGTCCGCACTGCGCGCCGGCGGCGGCCGGCTGCTCGACGGCACCTTCCGGATCACCCTGGACGCCTCCCACCTGCCGGGACGGCACGGGAACACGTACGAGGTCGTGGTCAGGGCCGACCTCGGCGGGCCGGGCCGGCACCACGCGGCCGGGGAGGCGACGGCGAAGAGCACGGTGGCCCGCAGCCACGCCGCCGACAAGGGCGTCACCCGGGGCAGCAAGCACACCGTGGGCCTCAGCGGGAACGGCCGCAC
Coding sequences within it:
- a CDS encoding organic hydroperoxide resistance protein produces the protein MDVLYTAVATANGRDGRAVSSDGRLDLALAFPPALGGNGEGTNPEQLFAAGYAACFASALGLAGQQAKADTKDASVTAEVGIGPEGESFGLTVTLRVELPEDLQGPIGKQLVERAHELCPYSKATRGNITVELVVE
- a CDS encoding MarR family winged helix-turn-helix transcriptional regulator — protein: MTSSLASPEPPSPDSDEALRLENQLCFAVHAASRAYDGIYRTLLKDTGLTYPQYLVMLVLWQHGPLAVKKLGTHLRLDSGTLSPLVRRLESAGLVRRERSTHDERSVIVRLTPTGQEMRTTIDGVPLAIAKATGLTRAKAKALLDELNALTASLENATA
- a CDS encoding LLM class flavin-dependent oxidoreductase translates to MPLASEPLRKLGFLTIGLFDGAAPGRGHESTLEIIGLGERLGFDSVWVRHRHLQYGISSPVAVLAAASQRTSRIELGTAVIPLGWENPLRLAEDLATVDILSGGRLNPGISIGPPMHYDRVKDALYPDTADSEDFGYDRVLRLLDFVRGEPASDFSGTEGFEVFSDRVQPHSAGLGRRMWYGGASLRSARWAGEHGMNFLTSSVVKAEESGDFAAIQLSHIHAFRAHHPDGDRARVSQGLVVIPTDSASPEQRAKYEDYARKRLPRTAAPQGPARMLFAPDLVGPAAEIAERLHSHTAFQQVHEVAFALPFTFDHEDYVQILTDIATRLGPALGWHPAD